Proteins found in one Candidatus Aegiribacteria sp. genomic segment:
- a CDS encoding epoxyqueuosine reductase QueH — protein sequence MKTDESLLLHACCGPCTTVVCEQLQMEGFEITAFFYNPNIHPWKERERRLQALKDYADSNEIPLEIDEEYPLEENIRMLLDSDNRCYACFEDRLSATAARAAERGIETFSTTLSVSPYQNQAFIMSAGKIAEKKSGVRFVYRDFREFYNESIRISREAGMYRQPYCGCVFSERDRYLKLKSPGQI from the coding sequence GTGAAAACGGATGAATCCCTTCTACTTCACGCATGCTGCGGCCCATGTACGACTGTAGTATGTGAACAGCTTCAAATGGAGGGTTTCGAAATCACTGCCTTTTTCTACAATCCTAACATACACCCCTGGAAGGAGAGGGAGAGAAGGCTTCAGGCACTTAAAGACTACGCCGATTCAAATGAGATACCTCTTGAGATCGATGAGGAATACCCTCTTGAAGAGAATATCAGGATGCTGCTGGATTCTGATAACAGGTGCTATGCCTGTTTCGAGGACAGACTTTCGGCAACGGCTGCTCGAGCGGCGGAACGTGGAATTGAGACTTTTTCCACTACTCTTTCAGTAAGCCCCTACCAGAACCAGGCATTTATTATGTCAGCGGGAAAGATCGCCGAGAAGAAAAGCGGCGTTCGTTTCGTATACAGAGACTTCAGGGAGTTCTACAATGAATCCATACGGATTTCCAGAGAAGCGGGAATGTACAGGCAGCCTTACTGCGGCTGCGTTTTCAGCGAACGAGACAGGTATCTGAAATTGAAATCACCAGGACAGATCTAA
- a CDS encoding T9SS type A sorting domain-containing protein, which produces MDFNNDSILDIVVGDRNGFVNYFRGTATGVLTAEPNIKASGTTIDVGYNSAPVIVDWNEDGLLDLILGQESTSPGSVRLYLNSGTPENHAFTTYTWIQSSSTNIKCSRCAPQIVDLNLDGKKDLICGESYGKVLYYENVGSNASPVFSGYEYLESNGSIIDIHYGSRLWVNDWDEDGLPDLILSDYNGWVYLCHGVSTGIEACTELNTCCELSISRSPTNGPFSVDFLLEADSDVQLRIYSANGRIVSESGIVQFTSGEHNFRFDISGEPSGIYFVRFVTGSMVLSESVVLLSGY; this is translated from the coding sequence GTGGATTTCAACAACGATAGTATCCTCGATATTGTTGTAGGTGATAGAAACGGCTTCGTTAATTACTTCCGCGGTACAGCTACAGGTGTATTAACAGCGGAACCGAATATAAAAGCGAGTGGAACGACCATTGATGTAGGATACAATTCCGCTCCGGTTATTGTTGACTGGAATGAGGATGGGCTTCTTGATCTTATTCTGGGACAGGAAAGCACATCCCCGGGAAGCGTACGCCTGTATCTGAACAGCGGAACACCGGAAAACCATGCATTCACCACATACACCTGGATCCAGAGCAGCAGCACGAATATCAAATGCTCCCGCTGTGCTCCGCAGATAGTTGATCTCAACCTGGATGGAAAAAAGGATCTTATCTGTGGAGAATCCTACGGCAAAGTGCTTTACTACGAGAATGTTGGTTCAAATGCCTCCCCTGTATTCAGCGGTTATGAGTACCTCGAAAGCAACGGATCAATCATTGATATTCATTACGGATCAAGGCTCTGGGTGAATGACTGGGACGAAGACGGACTCCCCGATCTCATTTTAAGTGATTACAACGGCTGGGTATACCTGTGCCATGGCGTTTCTACAGGAATCGAAGCATGCACCGAGCTTAACACCTGCTGTGAATTGAGCATTTCCAGAAGCCCCACAAACGGCCCCTTCAGTGTGGATTTTCTTCTTGAAGCAGACAGCGATGTGCAACTTCGGATATACTCCGCTAACGGCAGGATTGTATCCGAATCAGGAATCGTCCAGTTCACTTCCGGTGAGCACAATTTTAGATTCGATATTTCCGGCGAACCGTCCGGCATATACTTCGTTCGGTTTGTTACTGGAAGTATGGTCCTGTCAGAAAGCGTAGTTCTGCTTTCAGGATATTAG
- the ruvB gene encoding Holliday junction branch migration DNA helicase RuvB: MISGEAQRIDETADETTLPSLRPENLNEYIGQKAVIQKLTIAIKAALGRGEPLDHILFHGPPGLGKTTLAHIVSNEMNAGLICTSGPALERAADLVGILTNLQQGDILFIDEIHRLPRVVEEYLYPAMEDFVIDIVLDPGPHARTVRLDLAEFTIVGATTRAGLITGPLRNRFGLSLHMQFYNTDELAEIIRRSSRILNLELTDGGAETIALRSRGTPRICNRLLKRVRDFAQVEGKDVVTEDVAVEAMDIHGVDEAGLDSLDRKYLSVIIKQYTGGPVGVAALAATLNEEKDTLIDVVEPFLLISGFLNRTSRGRMTTIKAYSHLGLKYSIQEELPL, encoded by the coding sequence ATCATCTCAGGAGAAGCTCAGAGGATCGATGAGACTGCTGACGAAACCACACTGCCTTCTCTCAGGCCTGAAAACCTGAATGAATACATCGGTCAGAAAGCTGTAATACAGAAGCTGACAATCGCGATAAAGGCTGCTCTTGGCAGAGGAGAACCCCTTGATCACATTCTGTTTCACGGGCCTCCCGGCCTTGGTAAAACCACACTGGCTCATATCGTTTCCAATGAAATGAACGCTGGTCTTATTTGTACTTCCGGACCCGCTCTTGAAAGGGCAGCCGATCTGGTTGGAATCCTGACCAACCTGCAGCAGGGGGATATCCTCTTTATTGATGAGATTCACAGGCTTCCCAGGGTGGTGGAGGAGTACCTCTATCCGGCAATGGAGGATTTCGTCATTGATATCGTGCTGGATCCCGGTCCCCATGCAAGAACGGTAAGACTTGATCTTGCCGAGTTCACGATTGTTGGCGCTACCACCCGCGCGGGTCTTATTACCGGACCCTTGAGAAACAGGTTCGGCCTGTCACTTCATATGCAGTTTTACAATACAGATGAATTGGCGGAGATAATCAGAAGATCATCCCGTATACTGAACCTGGAATTGACCGATGGAGGAGCTGAAACCATAGCGTTACGGTCCCGGGGCACTCCCAGAATCTGCAACAGATTACTAAAGAGGGTAAGGGATTTCGCCCAGGTTGAAGGCAAGGATGTGGTTACTGAGGACGTCGCTGTGGAGGCCATGGATATTCATGGTGTAGACGAAGCCGGTCTTGACAGTCTTGATAGAAAGTACCTCAGTGTCATAATAAAGCAGTATACCGGAGGCCCCGTTGGAGTCGCAGCCCTGGCGGCAACCCTTAACGAAGAAAAGGATACTCTGATCGATGTTGTTGAGCCGTTTCTTCTTATTTCAGGATTTTTAAACCGCACGAGCAGGGGAAGAATGACTACCATCAAAGCTTACAGTCATCTGGGGTTGAAGTACAGCATACAGGAAGAACTCCCTTTGTGA
- a CDS encoding class I SAM-dependent methyltransferase — protein MEHSVLSRACRICGNSVNNTPYILHEMMFGSRDEFEYFQCSNCECLQATEIPETLSKYYSNDYYSFSKPNISKPNKAWWYLKHRRTGYYLSGKGLAGRILLKLFGEPRLPKWVKSSGVHVDSRILDVGCGAGHLLMHLHRKGFSDLTGYDPYIQEDCYYENGVRVLKRDLDETSESFEFIMLHHSFEHLADPLDTLKKLRRKAYDKGLVLIRIPVASSFAWKHYRTNWVQLDAPRHLFLHSIKSMTLLSESAGFEIESIEFDSDAFQFWGSEQYVKGIPLHDRRSCKYGIDSSIFTRNDLVRFQEKAEELNAAKQGDQACFLLRKITI, from the coding sequence ATGGAACATTCTGTGTTGTCCAGGGCATGTAGAATCTGTGGCAACTCGGTGAATAATACTCCTTACATTCTTCATGAAATGATGTTCGGATCTCGAGATGAATTTGAGTATTTCCAGTGTTCGAATTGCGAATGCCTGCAGGCAACTGAAATTCCTGAAACGTTAAGCAAATACTATTCCAATGATTACTATTCATTCTCCAAGCCGAATATCTCAAAACCGAACAAAGCATGGTGGTATCTCAAGCACCGGAGAACAGGTTATTACCTGAGTGGCAAAGGTCTTGCGGGAAGGATCCTGTTGAAACTGTTTGGTGAGCCACGTCTTCCAAAATGGGTAAAATCCTCAGGAGTTCATGTGGACTCCAGAATACTGGATGTCGGATGCGGCGCCGGCCACCTGCTAATGCATCTCCACAGGAAAGGCTTTTCTGATCTAACAGGATATGATCCGTATATTCAGGAAGATTGTTATTATGAGAATGGGGTTAGGGTCTTAAAAAGAGACCTTGATGAAACAAGTGAGTCTTTCGAATTCATTATGCTGCATCATTCTTTTGAACACCTTGCGGATCCGCTGGATACATTAAAAAAACTTCGTAGGAAAGCATATGACAAAGGGCTCGTTCTGATACGAATCCCTGTTGCTTCATCATTCGCATGGAAGCATTACAGAACAAACTGGGTTCAGCTCGACGCTCCGCGGCATCTTTTCCTGCACTCCATTAAAAGCATGACGCTGCTATCCGAAAGTGCCGGCTTTGAGATTGAATCCATTGAATTCGATTCCGATGCATTCCAATTCTGGGGAAGCGAGCAATATGTAAAGGGAATTCCGCTGCACGATAGAAGATCCTGCAAATATGGCATAGACAGCTCCATTTTCACCCGAAACGATTTGGTAAGGTTTCAAGAGAAAGCAGAAGAATTAAATGCCGCTAAACAAGGTGACCAGGCATGCTTCCTTCTGCGGAAGATAACTATTTAA